The Acidobacteriota bacterium genome includes a window with the following:
- a CDS encoding aromatic amino acid ammonia-lyase: MAVTITGKNLTIEDVIAVARHGESVELHPDAVERITHCRAFLDERVAAREIMYGVNTGIGEFSEVALSDEQVRDFQRYLIYNHAAGIGEPCPIDHIRAAMLLRVNVHANGHSGCRREITETLIAMLNAGVTPVVCEKGSVGACGDLAPMSQIALLMMGEGEAFYQGVRMPGDKALEAAEIPMPGLEVRDGLAVINGSNLTNAIGCLTVWDTERFIKQAEIACAMSLEALRANMKPYDSRIHELRGFRGAVASASNIRAVIDGSDLLTGKEKVKVQDAYSMRSSPQVIGAARDQLRWTREQLEIEANGVGDNPIFLPDDQIVLTGANFQGTPISLPLDTLGGAITMVCVLSERRLNRLTNPALSAGLPPFLTKGAGMFSGMMLSQYTADMQIVEQRILSNPAFTQSIPAAADQEDFVSMGMNTALKTRTILDNAHGVLGIELMAAAQGLDFREFEPGHGTRAARDEVRRHVEFLDEDRPLYPDHNAMKKAVAKLDILRAVEEEIGELTTY, from the coding sequence ATGGCCGTTACCATCACTGGAAAAAATCTCACCATCGAAGATGTCATCGCGGTCGCCCGCCACGGCGAAAGCGTCGAACTTCACCCCGACGCCGTCGAACGGATCACGCACTGTCGTGCATTCCTCGACGAACGGGTCGCCGCACGCGAGATCATGTACGGCGTCAACACGGGGATCGGCGAGTTCTCGGAGGTCGCACTCTCGGACGAGCAGGTGCGGGACTTTCAGCGCTACCTCATCTACAACCATGCCGCAGGCATCGGCGAGCCATGCCCGATCGATCATATCCGGGCCGCGATGCTGCTGAGGGTCAACGTCCACGCCAACGGCCACTCCGGCTGCCGGCGCGAGATCACAGAGACCCTGATCGCCATGCTGAACGCCGGCGTGACCCCGGTGGTGTGCGAAAAGGGTTCGGTCGGCGCCTGCGGCGACCTCGCACCGATGAGCCAGATCGCGCTGCTGATGATGGGCGAAGGCGAGGCCTTCTACCAGGGTGTGAGAATGCCCGGCGACAAGGCTCTCGAGGCGGCCGAGATTCCGATGCCGGGTCTCGAGGTGCGCGACGGATTGGCCGTGATCAACGGCTCCAACCTGACCAATGCGATCGGCTGCCTGACGGTGTGGGACACCGAGCGTTTCATCAAGCAAGCGGAGATCGCCTGCGCAATGAGCCTCGAAGCGCTGCGCGCCAATATGAAGCCTTACGATTCGCGAATTCACGAGCTGCGCGGTTTCCGGGGTGCGGTCGCTTCGGCGTCCAACATCCGAGCAGTGATCGACGGCTCCGATCTCTTGACCGGCAAGGAGAAGGTCAAGGTGCAGGACGCCTACAGCATGCGCTCATCGCCGCAGGTCATCGGCGCCGCCCGCGACCAGCTCCGATGGACGCGCGAGCAGCTGGAGATCGAGGCCAATGGCGTCGGCGACAACCCAATCTTCCTGCCGGACGACCAGATCGTTCTGACCGGAGCCAACTTCCAGGGCACCCCGATCAGCCTGCCGCTCGACACCCTCGGGGGAGCGATCACGATGGTCTGCGTTCTTTCGGAGCGCCGGCTCAACCGGCTCACCAATCCGGCATTGAGCGCAGGTTTGCCCCCGTTCCTGACCAAGGGCGCCGGGATGTTCTCCGGCATGATGCTGAGCCAGTACACCGCCGACATGCAGATCGTCGAGCAGCGGATCCTGTCGAACCCCGCCTTCACCCAGTCGATCCCGGCTGCGGCCGACCAGGAGGATTTCGTCTCGATGGGCATGAACACGGCCCTCAAGACCCGAACCATCCTCGACAACGCCCACGGTGTCCTCGGCATCGAGCTCATGGCCGCGGCGCAGGGCCTGGATTTTCGCGAGTTCGAACCCGGACACGGGACGCGGGCGGCCCGTGACGAAGTCCGTCGTCACGTCGAATTTCTCGACGAGGACCGGCCGCTCTATCCCGACCACAACGCGATGAAGAAGGCGGTCGCCAAGCTCGATATTCTGCGTGCGGTGGAAGAGGAGATCGGGGAACTCACGACGTATTAG
- the thrC gene encoding threonine synthase — translation MARFHFRCIECGEEYPEDPNRLVCSTCAGKQEPGGTVRGVLEVVLKVLPNSWPHFRPSDREFLHAFLPINDESALAPLPVGDTPLLDVSRVRDALEMPHLFVKDDTRNLSGSTKDRASLLVVAKAAEYGCDTVATASTGNAASSLAAISAATGMRAVVLVPAATPPAKLAQMQSYGASVVPVSGTYDDAFELCIAACNEFGWYNRSTALNPFTIEGKKTAALEIAVAMAPHAPDVLIVPTGDGVILGGLAKGFRDLELAGLIDRRPRFIAVQPDGSSAIVRALRSGEDQPAEMTGAESVADSLTVQTPRNAIGCMAEIRASGGSGVTVSDEAILAAISDLASSTGVFAEPAGAAALAGLRAALDQNLVNRDETVILMVTGSGLKDVGAAAKALPSLEPVEANLEGVERAVKLCNKRSNV, via the coding sequence ATGGCTCGCTTCCACTTCCGGTGCATCGAGTGCGGTGAGGAGTATCCGGAGGACCCGAACCGCCTGGTCTGCTCGACCTGCGCCGGGAAACAGGAACCGGGCGGGACCGTTCGCGGTGTGCTCGAGGTGGTCCTCAAAGTGCTGCCGAACTCATGGCCACACTTCAGGCCCTCCGACCGGGAGTTCCTCCACGCGTTTCTCCCGATCAACGACGAAAGTGCGCTCGCGCCGCTGCCGGTAGGCGACACACCGTTGCTCGATGTGTCCCGCGTCCGCGATGCCCTCGAGATGCCACACCTGTTCGTGAAGGACGACACCCGCAACCTGTCCGGTTCGACCAAGGATCGCGCGTCGCTGCTGGTGGTCGCCAAGGCCGCGGAGTACGGCTGCGACACCGTGGCCACCGCCTCGACCGGAAACGCGGCGTCGTCGCTGGCCGCAATTTCGGCCGCAACCGGCATGCGCGCCGTAGTCCTGGTACCCGCCGCGACGCCACCGGCCAAGCTCGCGCAAATGCAGAGCTATGGAGCGTCCGTGGTGCCGGTTTCAGGCACCTACGACGACGCCTTCGAACTCTGTATCGCAGCCTGTAATGAGTTCGGCTGGTACAACCGGAGCACCGCCCTCAACCCGTTCACCATTGAGGGGAAGAAGACTGCGGCGCTCGAGATAGCGGTTGCCATGGCCCCTCATGCTCCCGATGTTCTGATCGTGCCGACGGGTGACGGTGTCATCCTCGGCGGCCTGGCCAAGGGCTTCCGGGACCTCGAACTTGCGGGTCTGATCGATCGCCGTCCACGGTTCATCGCCGTCCAGCCGGATGGGTCCTCGGCCATAGTCCGGGCGCTTCGATCGGGCGAAGACCAGCCAGCGGAGATGACAGGCGCAGAAAGCGTTGCCGACAGCCTGACGGTCCAGACGCCGCGCAACGCCATCGGGTGCATGGCGGAGATCAGGGCTTCGGGCGGTAGCGGCGTGACCGTGTCGGACGAGGCGATCCTGGCTGCGATTTCTGACCTGGCGAGCTCGACCGGCGTGTTCGCCGAGCCGGCCGGCGCGGCAGCTCTGGCCGGACTTCGGGCAGCCCTCGACCAGAACCTCGTCAATCGGGACGAAACAGTCATTCTAATGGTGACGGGCAGTGGGCTCAAGGATGTCGGGGCTGCAGCAAAAGCCTTGCCGTCTCTCGAGCCGGTCGAGGCGAATCTCGAGGGCGTAGAGCGCGCGGTCAAGCTCTGCAATAAACGTTCAAACGTTTGA
- a CDS encoding lysophospholipid acyltransferase family protein — MTRGRRILFAIAAPIIAGFLKLAWSTYRFRVEEDEKFVELERAGEPAVFAFWHEGLLTVGWYAAQLLYRGIPVTFLISPSTDGELGVQILARFGSRAVRGSARRSGAAALRGLKKAIVRAGQAPAIAVDGSKGPRRYCKPGAIMVARMAGVPVVPIGFAASRAWRARSWDRHLVPYPGSKVAITVGEPMVVERHTDSDDIEARRQELEERINNLMEISRERLGVRKEA; from the coding sequence ATGACGCGGGGGCGGAGAATCCTGTTCGCCATCGCGGCTCCGATCATCGCGGGATTTCTCAAGTTGGCCTGGTCGACCTACCGGTTTAGGGTCGAGGAAGACGAGAAATTCGTCGAGCTCGAGCGAGCTGGCGAGCCGGCGGTGTTCGCGTTCTGGCACGAGGGCCTGCTGACGGTTGGCTGGTATGCCGCCCAGCTCTTGTACCGAGGCATACCGGTGACATTCCTGATCAGTCCTTCGACCGACGGAGAGCTTGGCGTTCAGATTCTTGCCAGATTCGGGAGCCGGGCTGTCAGAGGATCGGCTCGGCGGAGTGGTGCGGCGGCCTTGCGGGGGCTGAAGAAGGCGATCGTGCGCGCCGGGCAGGCGCCGGCGATCGCGGTCGACGGGTCGAAGGGGCCGAGGAGATACTGCAAACCGGGGGCCATCATGGTGGCCCGGATGGCGGGGGTGCCGGTTGTGCCGATCGGCTTTGCGGCGAGCCGGGCTTGGCGTGCCCGATCGTGGGACCGTCATCTGGTGCCGTACCCCGGATCCAAAGTCGCCATCACCGTCGGCGAGCCGATGGTGGTCGAACGGCACACGGACAGCGATGACATCGAGGCGCGTCGACAGGAGCTCGAGGAGCGAATCAATAACCTTATGGAAATATCCCGAGAGCGATTGGGGGTTCGTAAAGAAGCATAG